The Thermoflavifilum sp. genome contains a region encoding:
- the miaB gene encoding tRNA (N6-isopentenyl adenosine(37)-C2)-methylthiotransferase MiaB translates to MSRFHGRLTTVAFDESLQGTALEPTSHEEMQREKKCYIESYGCQMNFNDSEIVAAILQERGYGLTTDAAKADLVLINTCAIREKAELTVRKRLQEFKSLKKHKPEMLVGVLGCMAERLRHRLLEEEKLVDLVVGPDAYRSLPALIAEAESGQKAVNVLLSREETYADISPVRLNSNGVTAFVSIMRGCNNMCTFCVVPFTRGRERSRPPESIIRECRELFDQGYREVTLLGQNVDSYYWIDPQSQQATTFAQLLEQVARISPWLRVRFSTSHPKDITDEVLLTMARYPNICKYIHLPVQSGSTRILQLMNRTYTREGYLKKVQRIREILPDCGLSTDIIAGFCTETEADHQETLSLMDICSYDMAYMFMYSERPGTLAARRYTDDVPPEVKKRRLQEIVEKERIHALKNMQKEVGKVRTVLIEGPSKRSEQDLCGRTDQNKMVVFPKKHYRKGQYVNVRITGCTAATLLGEVVEACVPDMA, encoded by the coding sequence ATGAGTAGATTTCACGGAAGATTGACGACCGTAGCATTTGACGAAAGCCTTCAGGGTACTGCCCTGGAACCCACCAGTCATGAAGAAATGCAAAGGGAGAAGAAATGCTATATCGAGAGCTATGGCTGCCAGATGAACTTCAACGACAGTGAGATTGTGGCGGCCATTCTTCAGGAAAGGGGATATGGACTTACCACCGATGCGGCTAAGGCAGATCTGGTGCTGATTAACACCTGCGCCATCCGCGAGAAGGCCGAACTTACCGTGCGGAAGCGCCTGCAGGAATTTAAAAGCCTTAAAAAACATAAACCCGAAATGCTGGTGGGTGTGCTGGGTTGCATGGCAGAAAGACTGAGGCATCGCCTGCTGGAAGAAGAAAAACTCGTGGATCTGGTGGTAGGTCCGGATGCTTACCGAAGCCTGCCGGCGTTGATTGCGGAAGCAGAGAGCGGGCAGAAGGCTGTAAATGTGCTGCTCAGCCGGGAAGAGACCTATGCCGATATCAGTCCTGTACGACTGAACAGCAATGGCGTAACGGCTTTTGTTTCCATCATGCGGGGCTGCAATAATATGTGCACCTTCTGTGTGGTACCCTTCACGCGAGGACGTGAACGTAGCCGCCCACCCGAATCCATCATCAGAGAATGCCGCGAATTATTTGATCAGGGATACAGGGAAGTAACCCTGCTGGGTCAAAATGTGGATTCATATTACTGGATTGATCCGCAAAGTCAGCAAGCTACCACTTTCGCCCAGCTGCTCGAACAGGTTGCCCGGATCAGCCCATGGCTGCGGGTACGTTTCAGCACCTCGCATCCCAAAGATATCACCGATGAAGTGCTCCTGACCATGGCACGTTATCCCAATATTTGCAAATACATCCATTTACCCGTACAGAGTGGAAGTACGCGCATCCTGCAGCTGATGAATCGTACCTATACCCGCGAGGGTTACCTGAAAAAAGTACAACGCATACGGGAAATACTGCCCGATTGCGGTCTTTCCACCGATATCATTGCCGGCTTCTGTACTGAAACCGAAGCCGATCATCAGGAAACCCTGAGCCTGATGGATATTTGCTCGTACGATATGGCCTATATGTTCATGTATTCCGAGAGGCCTGGCACACTGGCCGCCCGCCGTTACACAGATGATGTGCCTCCGGAAGTAAAGAAACGAAGGCTGCAGGAGATTGTGGAAAAGGAACGCATACACGCTCTTAAAAATATGCAGAAGGAAGTAGGGAAAGTGCGTACGGTGCTTATTGAAGGCCCTTCAAAACGAAGCGAGCAGGATCTGTGCGGTAGAACTGACCAGAATAAAATGGTGGTTTTCCCGAAAAAGCATTACCGGAAAGGGCAATATGTAAACGTACGGATTACCGGCTGTACAGCAGCCACGCTTCTGGGCGAAGTGGTAGAAGCATGTGTGCCCGACATGGCGTGA
- a CDS encoding fasciclin domain-containing protein, with translation MRHTSKWAMLLILFLATFQLVNAQSMSEKTVMVGGAPMYPSKNIIENALNSKDHTTLVAAVKAAGLVETLEGPGPFTVFAPTNEAFDQLPKGTVDNLLKPENKDKLTTVLTYHVVPGKYDEKALLELIKAHHGMAKLKTVEGQELGFMRKGKSIWVVDDHGQKAMITIPDVYQSNGVIHVINRVLMP, from the coding sequence ATGCGACACACAAGTAAATGGGCGATGCTGCTCATCCTGTTTCTGGCAACATTTCAGCTGGTAAACGCACAATCGATGTCAGAAAAAACCGTGATGGTGGGCGGTGCACCCATGTATCCGTCAAAAAACATTATTGAAAATGCCTTGAACTCAAAAGATCACACCACCCTGGTAGCCGCAGTAAAAGCTGCAGGACTGGTGGAAACACTCGAAGGACCAGGGCCTTTCACGGTATTTGCTCCAACCAACGAAGCATTTGACCAACTTCCGAAAGGCACGGTCGACAATTTGCTGAAACCAGAAAACAAGGATAAGCTAACCACGGTTTTGACCTATCATGTGGTGCCCGGGAAATACGATGAAAAAGCCCTCCTGGAATTGATTAAAGCACATCATGGAATGGCTAAACTCAAAACCGTTGAAGGACAGGAACTCGGCTTCATGCGAAAAGGGAAATCAATCTGGGTAGTGGATGACCATGGCCAGAAGGCTATGATTACGATTCCCGATGTGTACCAATCGAATGGCGTCATCCACGTCATCAACCGCGTGTTGATGCCCTGA